The following proteins are co-located in the Leptospira weilii genome:
- a CDS encoding phospho-sugar mutase: protein MNHTESLIHSWTQGPFPSGVRNEATRALEKFSNGESGPDVEAFSVPLEFGTGGMRGKLGNGIGRMNEFTVGRAALGFIGYLSKKNKKASIVIAYDSRRRSKEFAEVTAGIAASLGVKVILFQEVTPTPLLSYAIRYYKAMGGVVITASHNPPEYNGFKAYLSDGGQLVPPDDQKIISKIDSIRDWNTVSLLSPKDPIYKKMVKPAGKDCFSSYKKELSKAGILSITLKPKDRAAMKIVYSPLHGTGGKSMKELLNGFGYKNVFLVPEQKDPNGEFPTVKYPNPEEPEAMELSKKFAIQKNAHAFIATDPDADRLGIGIKNAKGEYVLLNGNQIGSIMAAYLCENYATGKKKKKAVLVKTIVTTDLQEIIAKKNKVKYKNVLTGFKFIAQVMAKIDKSKTDFFLFGGEESFGYLPVSFVRDKDSLSSALLLLEILTEKKDLLNYMDEIYLKYGLFQESLKSLTLEGSAGKEKIRKSLESLRTADLLGKKIHQRKIVGVLDYKTQTAKGNASKTAFSGCPSSDVIQVILEGNAKLTIRPSGTEPKIKIYSSFQSLKAPKSKEEIRNLTEGLLSEIRISEEIFLTLAGLS from the coding sequence ATGAATCATACCGAATCCCTTATCCATTCCTGGACACAAGGTCCCTTCCCGAGCGGAGTTCGAAACGAAGCGACCCGCGCTTTGGAAAAATTTTCCAACGGAGAATCCGGTCCCGACGTAGAAGCTTTTTCGGTTCCTCTCGAATTCGGAACCGGAGGAATGCGAGGAAAACTCGGGAATGGAATCGGAAGAATGAACGAATTTACCGTAGGTCGTGCCGCGCTCGGATTCATAGGCTATCTATCCAAAAAAAATAAAAAGGCTTCCATTGTAATCGCCTACGATTCGAGAAGAAGATCTAAGGAATTCGCGGAAGTCACCGCAGGGATTGCGGCATCTCTCGGAGTCAAAGTGATTTTATTCCAAGAAGTAACCCCCACGCCTCTTCTTTCTTATGCAATTCGTTACTACAAAGCGATGGGAGGAGTCGTCATCACCGCTTCCCACAATCCTCCGGAATATAACGGCTTTAAGGCGTATCTTTCCGACGGAGGACAACTCGTCCCCCCGGATGATCAAAAAATCATTTCGAAAATAGATTCAATCCGGGATTGGAACACCGTTTCTCTTCTTTCTCCCAAAGATCCTATTTATAAAAAGATGGTAAAACCCGCCGGAAAGGATTGTTTTTCTTCCTACAAAAAAGAACTTTCTAAAGCGGGAATTCTTTCCATTACTCTAAAACCAAAAGACAGGGCCGCGATGAAAATCGTCTATTCTCCGTTACATGGAACCGGTGGAAAGTCGATGAAAGAACTTCTCAACGGTTTCGGTTATAAAAACGTATTCTTAGTTCCAGAACAAAAAGATCCGAACGGAGAATTCCCTACCGTAAAATATCCGAACCCGGAAGAACCGGAAGCTATGGAGCTTTCCAAAAAATTTGCGATCCAAAAAAACGCTCACGCTTTTATAGCAACCGACCCAGACGCGGACAGACTCGGAATCGGAATCAAAAATGCCAAGGGAGAGTATGTTCTATTAAACGGAAATCAAATCGGTTCCATCATGGCGGCTTATCTTTGCGAGAATTATGCGACGGGCAAAAAAAAGAAAAAAGCAGTTCTCGTAAAAACGATCGTCACCACCGATCTCCAAGAAATCATCGCTAAAAAGAATAAGGTAAAGTATAAAAATGTTCTCACCGGATTTAAGTTCATCGCGCAAGTGATGGCAAAAATCGATAAGAGCAAAACCGACTTCTTTTTGTTCGGAGGGGAAGAATCCTTCGGTTATCTTCCCGTTTCTTTTGTGAGAGACAAAGATTCTCTTTCTTCCGCGTTGTTGCTTTTGGAAATTCTCACGGAAAAAAAAGATCTTTTAAACTACATGGACGAGATTTATCTCAAATACGGTCTCTTTCAAGAAAGTCTCAAATCACTTACGTTGGAAGGAAGCGCAGGTAAGGAAAAAATCCGTAAATCCTTGGAATCCCTTAGGACTGCGGATCTGTTAGGAAAGAAAATTCACCAAAGAAAGATCGTCGGCGTTCTCGATTATAAAACACAAACCGCAAAAGGAAACGCTTCCAAAACTGCGTTTTCGGGCTGTCCTTCTTCGGATGTAATTCAAGTCATTTTGGAAGGAAACGCAAAACTCACGATCCGCCCTTCCGGCACGGAACCGAAAATTAAAATCTATTCTTCCTTTCAGAGTTTAAAGGCACCGAAATCCAAAGAAGAGATTCGAAATCTCACCGAAGGCCTTCTTTCCGAAATCAGGATTTCAGAAGAAATATTTTTAACACTGGCAGGACTCTCATGA
- a CDS encoding response regulator, giving the protein MKAGVAPNGRPYQVLIAENSRFQAKQLAQILESEGYQVIGFAENGKELVKLYDEHRRIDLITLDLNLPVMDGYATFFEIKEKGVLPRIVIVSEENTPAVLKNLIDEGAMDYIPKPVKREKVLEKINAAVKKVPKV; this is encoded by the coding sequence ATGAAAGCAGGTGTAGCTCCCAACGGAAGACCGTATCAGGTACTGATTGCCGAAAACTCCCGATTCCAAGCCAAGCAGTTGGCCCAAATTTTGGAATCGGAAGGATATCAGGTGATCGGGTTTGCGGAAAACGGAAAGGAACTCGTGAAACTCTACGACGAACATAGACGTATCGATCTGATCACTCTTGATCTCAATCTACCGGTGATGGATGGATATGCGACCTTTTTTGAAATTAAGGAAAAAGGAGTTCTTCCAAGAATAGTAATCGTTTCCGAAGAAAATACCCCCGCCGTATTGAAAAACCTGATCGACGAAGGCGCAATGGATTACATTCCAAAGCCCGTAAAACGCGAGAAAGTATTGGAAAAAATCAACGCAGCGGTCAAAAAAGTCCCCAAGGTTTAG
- the mutS gene encoding DNA mismatch repair protein MutS, whose product MNSKITGTSAEYWSDLAEALNTPMMKQFLAIKKDFPDTILFFRMGDFYEMFLEDAKIASSILDIALTKRQNAVPMCGIPYHSKDNYISRLLNAGKKIAICEQSKPEEAGSKLMTRDVVRIITPGTVIEENLLSGFQNNYLAVLHLKKSLIYFAMADFSTGELFYSSASITGLEKLVAELEKFRPSEICVPQSELSFFQELEYFKGREFTVLKDQPEASEKDQFQILSRYLDGYIRETYRDNKLVLREPRILSSGKFLEMDRETILNLELVENDKEKNHTLYSIFNFCNTAKGKRLLKQRILFPECDPIVLYSRWEKQDILFKTVLAPFVAALRDVGDIERILTRFRGNHTYPRDFRSILNSISTGIKLKKELEALSYPFLIPSKELKTLLEFIEERLHPGDDLPVILGNGPFLKTGFSARLDKAREAGFKGKDWILNLEAEEKKRTNLNTLKIRYNKIVGYFIEISRAQAAQAPKDYLKKQTLVGSERFTTPKLEEIERTILEADEIIQEIEKAEFNRMAEEVLKYSSSLLSFSEEIGDLDFQISVLTAKDRFGWIRPELSEDRSLDLVDSRHPVVEATLPPGQEFVPNSVYLDTQNQAIAVLTGPNMAGKSTFMRQIALNQILFQMGAFVPAKSARLPIVDKLFTRIGAGDNLTAGESTFYVEMKETANILNHYTEDSLILFDEVGRGTSTYDGMSIAWSILEYFSSLSVKPKTIFATHYHELTELSRLSGIFNLYLETLEKEDKVLFLRKVKVGKAKKSFGIYVAKIAGIPESIVKRATELLIDLESKKKEIRIQEAQPTLFTEPETKNLPSETEESILKLKLEEMTPIEALKKLEDFQKKLRKQK is encoded by the coding sequence ATGAATTCAAAAATAACAGGAACATCCGCGGAATATTGGAGTGACCTAGCAGAAGCGCTCAACACCCCGATGATGAAGCAATTCCTCGCGATCAAAAAGGATTTTCCCGATACGATCCTATTCTTTCGTATGGGCGATTTTTACGAAATGTTTTTGGAAGACGCTAAGATAGCCTCTTCCATCTTGGACATCGCTCTCACCAAAAGACAAAATGCGGTTCCTATGTGCGGAATTCCATATCATTCCAAAGACAACTACATCTCCCGACTTTTAAACGCGGGAAAAAAGATCGCAATCTGCGAACAATCCAAACCCGAAGAAGCCGGTTCCAAATTGATGACAAGAGACGTGGTGCGAATCATCACTCCCGGAACCGTAATCGAGGAAAATCTTCTTTCCGGATTTCAAAATAACTATCTTGCCGTTTTGCATCTTAAAAAAAGCCTAATCTACTTTGCAATGGCGGACTTTTCCACAGGGGAATTGTTCTATTCCTCCGCATCCATCACCGGTTTAGAGAAACTCGTTGCAGAACTTGAAAAATTCAGGCCCTCCGAAATCTGTGTACCTCAATCCGAACTTTCTTTCTTTCAAGAATTGGAATATTTCAAAGGCAGGGAATTCACAGTTTTAAAGGATCAACCCGAAGCCTCAGAAAAAGATCAGTTTCAAATCCTTTCCCGATATTTGGACGGATATATCCGAGAAACATATCGAGACAACAAACTCGTTTTGAGAGAACCAAGAATTTTAAGTTCCGGGAAGTTCCTTGAGATGGATCGGGAAACGATTCTCAACCTCGAACTCGTAGAGAACGACAAGGAAAAGAATCACACTCTCTATTCTATATTCAATTTTTGCAATACTGCAAAGGGAAAAAGACTTCTCAAACAAAGAATTCTATTTCCGGAATGCGACCCTATCGTCCTTTATTCCCGTTGGGAAAAGCAGGATATTCTTTTCAAAACAGTCCTTGCTCCATTCGTTGCCGCGCTCCGAGACGTAGGAGATATAGAAAGGATTCTCACCCGTTTCCGAGGGAACCATACCTATCCAAGGGATTTTCGCTCCATCTTGAATTCCATTTCTACAGGAATTAAACTCAAGAAGGAACTAGAAGCTCTATCCTATCCTTTTCTCATTCCTTCGAAAGAATTAAAGACTCTTTTGGAATTCATCGAAGAACGTTTACATCCTGGGGATGACCTGCCCGTAATTTTAGGAAACGGTCCTTTTTTAAAGACCGGATTCTCCGCACGACTGGATAAAGCGAGAGAGGCGGGATTTAAAGGTAAAGATTGGATCTTAAACTTAGAAGCGGAAGAGAAAAAAAGAACAAACCTGAATACATTAAAGATTCGTTATAATAAGATCGTAGGTTATTTTATTGAAATTTCCAGAGCCCAAGCCGCACAAGCTCCGAAAGACTATCTTAAAAAGCAGACTCTTGTAGGAAGCGAACGTTTCACTACTCCTAAATTGGAGGAGATAGAACGTACGATCTTGGAAGCGGACGAAATCATTCAAGAAATCGAAAAAGCGGAATTCAATCGTATGGCGGAAGAAGTTTTGAAATATTCTTCCTCGCTTCTTTCTTTTTCGGAAGAAATCGGGGACCTTGATTTTCAAATTTCGGTTTTAACCGCTAAAGACAGGTTCGGTTGGATTCGTCCCGAACTTTCCGAAGATCGTTCCCTGGATTTGGTGGATTCCAGACATCCGGTCGTGGAAGCGACTCTTCCTCCCGGTCAAGAATTTGTTCCCAACTCAGTCTATTTGGATACTCAAAATCAAGCGATCGCCGTTTTGACCGGACCGAACATGGCCGGTAAATCCACATTTATGAGACAAATCGCTCTCAATCAGATTTTGTTTCAGATGGGGGCCTTTGTTCCCGCAAAATCCGCGAGACTTCCAATTGTGGATAAACTTTTCACTCGAATCGGAGCAGGTGACAATCTTACTGCGGGAGAATCCACATTCTATGTCGAGATGAAAGAAACCGCAAACATTCTCAACCACTACACCGAAGATTCTCTGATTCTCTTCGACGAGGTAGGACGTGGAACCTCCACTTATGACGGAATGAGCATCGCCTGGTCGATCTTGGAATATTTTTCCTCCTTGTCCGTAAAACCTAAAACAATCTTTGCGACTCATTACCACGAGCTTACGGAGCTTTCCCGTCTGAGTGGAATTTTCAATCTATATCTGGAAACTTTGGAAAAAGAAGACAAGGTTCTATTTTTACGAAAGGTAAAAGTTGGTAAGGCGAAAAAATCTTTCGGAATCTACGTGGCAAAAATTGCGGGAATTCCGGAATCGATCGTCAAAAGAGCCACAGAGCTTCTGATCGATCTGGAATCTAAAAAGAAAGAAATCCGAATTCAAGAAGCACAGCCCACTTTATTTACCGAACCGGAAACCAAAAATCTCCCGTCTGAAACGGAAGAATCTATTCTAAAATTGAAACTGGAAGAGATGACCCCAATCGAAGCCTTAAAAAAATTAGAGGATTTTCAAAAGAAATTAA
- a CDS encoding phosphoribosylanthranilate isomerase produces the protein MNENIFEKTKIKICGIRDLEIAKICLEEGADYIGLNFVPYSPRKISLEEAQKIAEFYRDTKNSPEIVLLFYQNSPEEIRTITSSLYHDLVQWVWDDPKLAFADRKNLLGKRQICSYRVHSPIYNKDLKDIPSELLILDSYSKDAGGGTGETFNWDFITLIERKFFLAGGLNPSNVSNAIQTVKPYGVDVASGVESSPGIKDSQKVIQFIRNARSAL, from the coding sequence ATGAACGAGAACATTTTTGAAAAAACAAAAATCAAAATCTGCGGAATTCGGGACCTCGAAATCGCAAAAATCTGCCTGGAAGAAGGAGCCGATTATATCGGACTGAATTTTGTTCCCTATAGCCCGAGAAAAATCTCGCTCGAAGAAGCTCAAAAAATCGCTGAATTTTACAGAGACACAAAGAATTCTCCCGAAATCGTATTGTTGTTTTATCAAAATTCTCCTGAAGAAATCCGAACGATCACTTCTTCTTTGTATCACGATCTTGTCCAATGGGTTTGGGACGATCCGAAACTCGCTTTCGCAGATCGGAAAAATCTTCTCGGAAAACGCCAGATTTGTTCTTACAGAGTACACTCTCCTATTTACAACAAGGACCTCAAAGACATTCCCAGTGAACTTCTAATCTTGGACAGTTATTCCAAAGACGCCGGTGGGGGAACCGGAGAAACCTTCAACTGGGACTTTATTACTCTGATTGAAAGAAAGTTTTTTTTGGCCGGAGGTCTCAACCCGTCTAACGTGTCGAATGCGATTCAAACTGTGAAACCCTACGGGGTAGACGTTGCAAGCGGAGTTGAATCCTCTCCCGGAATCAAAGATTCACAAAAAGTAATTCAATTTATCAGGAATGCAAGGTCGGCCTTATGA
- a CDS encoding polyphenol oxidase family protein encodes MALFHSFSLPEGKKIKILIAGKKELPSILGDARTQRKEISRLTGIPKSKVYILNQVHGDEIVDLAAMESFSFPEGDAWIGETSGKVLCIKTADCMPLFFWSEQSSKFVAIHSGWKGTLAGITEKALRLAFDESILTSGMLFGYLGPYASGSRYEVGEDVAQLFRNEFPDCLKQRGADKTLLDLESFLKFRLEKNGIQVLLRSDKICTIKEDSDFFSHRKKDVGRNLNLIWREG; translated from the coding sequence ATGGCCTTATTTCATTCCTTTTCTCTCCCGGAGGGAAAAAAGATTAAGATTTTAATCGCGGGTAAGAAAGAATTACCTTCTATCCTTGGGGATGCCCGGACTCAAAGAAAGGAAATTTCAAGACTTACCGGAATTCCTAAATCGAAGGTTTATATTTTAAACCAGGTTCACGGAGACGAGATTGTCGACCTTGCGGCAATGGAATCTTTTTCTTTTCCGGAAGGAGACGCTTGGATTGGAGAAACTTCCGGTAAAGTTCTTTGTATCAAGACCGCGGATTGTATGCCCTTGTTTTTTTGGTCTGAACAAAGTTCTAAGTTTGTCGCGATTCATTCGGGTTGGAAGGGAACGTTAGCCGGAATTACGGAGAAAGCTTTGCGGCTCGCATTCGATGAATCGATCCTTACGAGTGGAATGCTCTTCGGTTATCTCGGACCTTACGCGAGCGGATCTAGATACGAGGTCGGTGAGGACGTGGCTCAATTGTTTCGAAACGAATTTCCGGATTGTTTGAAACAAAGAGGAGCGGATAAGACTTTACTTGATTTGGAATCCTTTCTGAAATTTCGTTTAGAGAAAAATGGAATTCAAGTTTTGCTTCGATCCGATAAGATCTGTACGATAAAAGAGGACTCAGACTTCTTCAGTCATCGGAAGAAAGACGTCGGAAGAAATCTGAATCTGATTTGGAGAGAAGGCTAA
- a CDS encoding pyridoxal phosphate-dependent aminotransferase: MEPGEFWIEERLERYRKISPCNLGESGIRNITLGELFSSLNLSVEVLHSISLEDSPNRGDLPLREEIAKLYPGLNADRILVTTGTGEALYILFHLLCKKDSIVSYLNPAFQALYEIPKMIGAVLEPVPLLRNLEKDSNSFLSKYSVRELFERGKDLVIFNHPHNPSGLSLDKSSIEAIQKAAFRYKGWILFDEHYRFLDFQNDLSWTGAGLTERTVSTGSITKCFGVMGLRIGWMTGPKELIERARSFKDYLTHTVSPISEFLTLQILQNRERLVNPIKTSILNNIQFFENIWSELPGLEGFTKPGGGVVSFVKLSEGIDSSRYADLLLDQCGVFVLPGRDFECEGWIRIGFGETSERFRSGLERWRNLRV; this comes from the coding sequence ATGGAACCCGGAGAATTCTGGATCGAAGAAAGACTTGAAAGATATAGAAAAATTTCCCCGTGTAATTTAGGGGAGAGCGGAATTCGAAATATCACTCTTGGCGAATTGTTTTCCAGTTTGAATCTTTCCGTCGAGGTTTTGCATTCTATTTCCCTGGAGGATTCTCCTAATCGAGGCGATCTCCCCTTAAGAGAAGAAATCGCAAAACTTTATCCCGGTTTAAATGCAGATCGGATATTAGTCACGACGGGAACCGGAGAAGCACTTTACATTCTTTTTCATCTCCTGTGCAAGAAGGATTCCATTGTTTCTTATTTGAATCCCGCCTTTCAAGCGTTATACGAAATACCCAAGATGATCGGTGCGGTACTCGAACCGGTTCCCTTGTTGCGGAATTTAGAGAAGGATTCGAATTCCTTTTTGTCGAAATATTCCGTGCGTGAATTGTTCGAAAGAGGAAAGGATCTCGTAATTTTCAATCATCCCCACAATCCTAGCGGATTATCCTTGGATAAAAGTTCAATCGAGGCTATTCAAAAAGCGGCTTTTCGATATAAAGGTTGGATTTTGTTCGACGAACACTACCGCTTTTTGGACTTTCAAAACGATTTATCTTGGACCGGTGCAGGACTTACAGAGCGTACGGTGAGTACCGGTTCGATCACGAAATGTTTCGGAGTGATGGGACTTAGAATCGGATGGATGACTGGACCGAAAGAGCTGATTGAAAGGGCTAGATCTTTCAAAGACTATTTGACGCATACCGTTTCGCCTATTTCCGAATTTTTGACTCTTCAAATTTTGCAAAATCGAGAACGTTTAGTTAATCCTATCAAAACATCTATTTTAAATAATATTCAATTTTTTGAAAATATTTGGAGCGAGCTTCCTGGTTTAGAGGGTTTTACGAAACCCGGCGGAGGAGTTGTTTCTTTTGTGAAACTTTCGGAAGGAATCGATTCTTCTCGTTATGCGGATCTTTTATTGGATCAATGCGGGGTTTTTGTGCTTCCGGGACGGGACTTTGAGTGCGAGGGATGGATTCGAATCGGCTTCGGGGAGACTTCGGAGAGGTTTCGGTCGGGTTTGGAACGATGGAGGAATTTAAGAGTATGA
- a CDS encoding aspartate aminotransferase family protein — protein MNDTEIHKELFQHTKELTDHYLLNAYARYDVAFRYGVNELLFDFDNKQYIDFHCGVAVTNLGHADPDIIEVVRSQADKLFHTSNLFYSEETAKLAELLILNSFPGKVFLTNSGTEAIEGAFKLARKYANSKSITDPIILSLEKSFHGRSVSGMSLTGQEKIKKGYGELLKGIEFIEPNDNEALVAAFERYQGRIVALIEEPILGESGIIPLSNGFLTLSRELTEENDALLIFDEIQTGMGRTGTLFAFETMGFAPDAMTLAKGLGSGFPIGALIVGEKYQDLFTQGSHGSTFGGNHLAAAIAYETIRIIQTREILNNVNLCSDIAFTRLREMQEKYPVISEVRGKGLHIGVELKVPSRPIAEACLSAGLVVNATADNVIRIMPPLTISTDFLNQGLDILESVLKQN, from the coding sequence ATGAACGACACCGAAATCCATAAGGAACTGTTTCAACACACGAAAGAACTAACGGATCATTATCTACTCAATGCCTACGCCAGATATGACGTAGCGTTTCGTTATGGGGTCAACGAACTTCTATTCGACTTTGATAATAAACAATACATTGATTTCCATTGCGGAGTCGCCGTCACGAATTTAGGACACGCGGACCCGGATATCATCGAAGTTGTCCGTTCTCAAGCGGACAAACTCTTTCACACCTCCAATCTTTTTTATTCCGAAGAAACGGCCAAACTCGCGGAACTTCTGATCTTAAATTCTTTTCCGGGAAAAGTATTTTTAACCAATTCTGGAACCGAAGCCATAGAAGGGGCGTTTAAGCTCGCGAGAAAATATGCAAATTCCAAAAGTATTACAGATCCGATCATTCTTTCCTTGGAAAAAAGTTTTCATGGAAGATCCGTTTCTGGAATGAGCCTCACAGGTCAGGAAAAAATCAAAAAAGGCTACGGAGAACTTCTGAAAGGAATCGAATTCATAGAACCGAACGACAACGAAGCCCTCGTAGCAGCTTTCGAAAGATACCAGGGAAGAATCGTCGCATTGATCGAAGAACCAATCTTAGGTGAGAGCGGAATTATTCCTCTATCGAACGGCTTTCTCACACTTTCCAGAGAACTGACCGAAGAAAACGACGCGCTTCTTATCTTCGACGAAATTCAAACCGGAATGGGAAGAACAGGAACGTTATTTGCCTTTGAAACGATGGGGTTTGCACCCGACGCGATGACACTTGCCAAAGGACTCGGATCTGGATTTCCAATCGGCGCCCTAATCGTGGGAGAAAAATATCAAGATCTGTTTACACAAGGATCTCACGGCTCCACATTCGGCGGAAATCATCTCGCGGCAGCGATCGCTTACGAAACGATTCGAATCATTCAAACCAGGGAAATTCTAAACAACGTAAATCTTTGTTCCGATATAGCTTTTACAAGACTGAGAGAAATGCAGGAAAAATATCCGGTGATCTCCGAAGTCAGAGGAAAAGGACTTCATATCGGAGTCGAATTGAAAGTTCCTTCCAGACCGATAGCAGAAGCCTGTTTGTCTGCGGGACTCGTAGTAAACGCAACAGCGGATAACGTAATTCGGATCATGCCCCCGCTTACGATTTCCACAGACTTTTTAAATCAGGGGTTGGACATCTTAGAATCCGTACTCAAACAAAACTAA
- the leuB gene encoding 3-isopropylmalate dehydrogenase has product MKNVAVLSGDGIGPEVMEIALSVLKKTLGAKTSEFQFKEGLVGGIAIDKTGHPLPPETLKLCEESSAILFGSVGGPKWETLPPEKQPERGALLPLRKHFDLFANLRPAIIYPELKNASPVRADIIGDGLDILILRELTGGIYFGQPKGREGSGLEEFAYDTMKYSRREIERITRVAFQAARKRNNKVTSIDKANVLTTSVFWKEVVNDLHKKEFSDVQLNHLYVDNAAMQLIVNPKQFDVVLCENMFGDILSDEASIITGSIGMLPSASLSESGFGLYEPSGGSAPDIAGKGIANPIAQVLSAALMLRYSFSMEEEATKIETAVRKTIASGKRTGDIAETDSTVVGTKEIGQVIESFL; this is encoded by the coding sequence ATGAAGAATGTAGCAGTACTTTCCGGAGACGGAATCGGACCGGAAGTCATGGAAATAGCCCTCTCCGTTTTGAAAAAGACTCTCGGTGCAAAGACTTCCGAGTTTCAATTTAAAGAAGGCCTAGTGGGCGGAATCGCAATCGACAAAACCGGCCACCCTCTTCCTCCGGAAACTCTCAAACTCTGCGAAGAATCTTCTGCGATTCTTTTTGGAAGTGTGGGAGGACCGAAATGGGAAACTCTCCCTCCGGAAAAACAACCGGAACGAGGAGCTCTTCTGCCTCTCCGAAAACATTTCGATTTATTTGCAAACCTAAGACCTGCGATCATCTATCCCGAACTCAAAAACGCTTCTCCCGTCCGCGCGGACATCATCGGAGACGGGCTGGATATCCTGATCCTAAGGGAATTGACAGGAGGAATTTATTTCGGCCAACCGAAAGGAAGAGAAGGCTCCGGTCTGGAAGAATTCGCTTATGACACGATGAAATATTCCAGAAGAGAGATAGAAAGAATTACCAGAGTCGCATTCCAAGCCGCAAGAAAAAGAAACAATAAAGTTACGAGTATCGACAAAGCAAACGTATTGACAACTTCCGTTTTTTGGAAAGAAGTTGTAAACGATCTGCATAAGAAAGAATTTTCCGACGTCCAATTGAATCATCTTTACGTGGACAATGCCGCGATGCAACTCATCGTGAATCCGAAACAATTCGACGTGGTTCTTTGCGAGAATATGTTCGGAGACATACTTTCGGACGAGGCTTCCATCATCACAGGTTCGATCGGAATGCTTCCATCGGCCTCTCTTTCCGAGTCGGGATTCGGTTTGTATGAGCCTTCCGGAGGCTCCGCTCCGGACATAGCGGGAAAAGGTATAGCCAATCCGATCGCTCAAGTCCTCAGCGCCGCGCTGATGTTACGGTATTCTTTCTCCATGGAAGAAGAAGCGACCAAAATAGAAACCGCAGTCCGAAAAACAATCGCTTCCGGAAAAAGAACCGGAGACATCGCGGAAACGGATTCTACAGTTGTCGGAACAAAAGAAATCGGTCAAGTAATCGAATCCTTTCTCTAA